The Planctomycetota bacterium genomic interval TGCTGAACCGTTGTCAGGGCGTGACGTAAAGGTACATTACCGGACTAGCCGGCACGGATGCCGGTCTTCACCTGCAACGGAGTGCGCGCGTGGCCGGCGAAACGCAACTGCATAAAACCTTGAAGAAGGAAGCGTGTCGGTGGATGAGCCGCAGCGGATACCGGTGCATTGCGGCCGAGGTTCGGCTGCCGCCGCTGGGCATTATCGACGCGGTCGGAACAGGGTACTTCAGGCCTTATCACAACTACCTCTCGGTGCCGTACACGCTCCCGCAGACGGTGTTTGTCGAGGCAAAAGCATCGCGGGCGGACTTCCTGCGTGACATGTGCGAACGGCAACAAATGCTGTTCGCACTCAAGCAGAAGTCCAAGCAACGCAAGCGTGGCGTTCCGAACTTACAACGCAAGCTCCGTGGCCAGTCCGCGCTGGGTAAGTTTCGCAGTTGTCTCCTGACGCCCATGGCGAACCTGCACTATGTCATCGCCCCGGCGGGGTTGATCAAAAAGAAAGACCTGCCACCGCGATGGGGGCTGCTCACGCTTGGCGAGGGGGGCGTCGCGGTGACGGTTCGTGCCGACTGGGTCGAAACCGGACGAACGCAGTACGTCGAGTCGGCGATCGCGCGGACGCTGACGGGGGATATCTTCCGCGCCGATGACCGCGCGATCGGCTCGCTCAATCGCGAGATCGCCACGCAGCAACACCAACTGGCCGAACGGATCAAAGCGCTCGCGCCGATCATCACCGAGCAAATGGAAGGTAGCGCGGAGCCGGCACCAATGGTCAGCGAAACGCTACGCCCGACCCGCCGCAAGCGTCGGCGGTGAAAACGAGTACGGCCTACGGAAACGAAAAATTAGTTGACGCCTTCAACGCTGATCGACCGCATGGCGGGAACGACCGGTTTGACCCGTTGGCGTTTGGGCTTGGGTGCCGGGGTGCCTTCCTGTCCGTGGTCGCCAGGCTTTTCGAACGGGCGGGGCGTGTCGAGCAATTCAGTTCCGCCAACGTAACCCTCACGGGCGTAACCGTCGCCGATGGAGCGAAGTTGTGACTCCAAGTCCTGCGAGTCTTGAAACAACAGACCCGAATCCGTCGCCTCCGGAAACTCGGGCGGTTGGTATCCGACCCAACGATTGTCAGCGACCGCTTCGGTATACCCGGCTTCGGTAAAGCGTTGGCGGAGAGATGCCGCGAGCGTGTTGTCCGCGACCGACTTGCCAGTGTCGACACAATGGGCGAACTCGTCGGGGTTGTCTTCCGCCGTTCCGTGAAAGAGCCACTCACGATTGTCGGCAGCGGAGCGGACGAACTTCTGCTTCGCGTTGGCCGCCATGTACAGGCCGTAACGGCCGCGTTGCAGTTGTGCGTAAACGGTCCGGTCCGGGTCAGGTACAGCGGCCACCGATGCCAGATCGTTGCCGTCACCGGAGACCTCTCCGGTGTCCGTTTCGGCACGAGCCAGACATGTGGGCATGATGTCGAGCAACGATGTCGCCGCTTCGCAGCGCCGGCCGGGTTTGAAGACGCCCGGAAGGCGAGCGATCATCGGAATCCGCGCGGCAGCATCGAGCATGGATCTTTTGCCGACACAGCCATAGTCCCCGAGCAGTTCGCCGTGGTCGGCGGTGAAGAGGATCAATGTGTTGTCGATGGCATCGCCGAGCGAGTCGATGATCCGGCCGATCTGTTGGTCGATGAAGCTGATCGCCGCGTAGTACGCGGACTGACGAAGCTGCGCAAGACGCAAATCGAAACCGGCGTCGGCGTACTTGTAGCGATTCTGGACACGGTTCCAGTAAGTCCACAACTGTTGCTCTTCGCGCCGGCGCAGCGGGCCGGGCATGTCGGGGCCGCGATAGAGCTTGTCGAAGGGAGAAGGATTCTCAAACGGCGGATGCGGCTTGATGAAGCTCGACATCAAGAAGAACGGACGGCTGGTGTCGCGCTCTCGAAGGTACTTGATCGAACGGTCCGCCACCCAGTGCGTGTGGTGCAGCGCGGTCGGCAGCTGCGATGGTTGTGGGACGTAGTAAAACTCGCTCCGCACGCCATGCGGCTCGGTCACATGGTCAAAGCCATTCTCACAGAGAAAGTCGACGTAGTCGTCGTCGGAGCTGGGCATCTCCTCGGAGATGTCGCGCGAATCAAAACCCCAAGCGGCGGTGCTGTCCGGGTTGAAGTGCATCTTGCCGATGCCGTGCGTTTGGTAGCCCGACATGCCGAGGCGAGCCGGCAGCGTCGGCACGTCGGTGGGCATCGGCATGTTGTCGACGCAACCGCTTACATGCGGGGCAAGTCCTGTCATCAATGCGCATCGCGCCGAGACGCAAACCGGGCTGGGGGTGTAGCACCGAGTGAAGCTCGTGCCTTCCCGGGTCAGCCGATCGAGCACCGGCGTGCGGATGATTGGATTGCCCAGGGCAGAGACCGTATCCGCACGCTGCTGATCGGTCATCAGCAGCAGTATGTTGGGCGGGCACTTCACGGATCGCTCCAGATATAGGGATGTGCGGCGGTGGAAATCGGGTGATCGCGGTCAAGCGATCACCCGGTTAGAGGAGGATGCACATCAGGGCAGGAAGCCGTTGTCTTCGATCGGGTCTTCGACCGGCTCGTAGTCCTCATGCCAATCGAGCTGCCAGAGCTCGAGCGGTTCGACGC includes:
- a CDS encoding sulfatase-like hydrolase/transferase, which translates into the protein MKCPPNILLLMTDQQRADTVSALGNPIIRTPVLDRLTREGTSFTRCYTPSPVCVSARCALMTGLAPHVSGCVDNMPMPTDVPTLPARLGMSGYQTHGIGKMHFNPDSTAAWGFDSRDISEEMPSSDDDYVDFLCENGFDHVTEPHGVRSEFYYVPQPSQLPTALHHTHWVADRSIKYLRERDTSRPFFLMSSFIKPHPPFENPSPFDKLYRGPDMPGPLRRREEQQLWTYWNRVQNRYKYADAGFDLRLAQLRQSAYYAAISFIDQQIGRIIDSLGDAIDNTLILFTADHGELLGDYGCVGKRSMLDAAARIPMIARLPGVFKPGRRCEAATSLLDIMPTCLARAETDTGEVSGDGNDLASVAAVPDPDRTVYAQLQRGRYGLYMAANAKQKFVRSAADNREWLFHGTAEDNPDEFAHCVDTGKSVADNTLAASLRQRFTEAGYTEAVADNRWVGYQPPEFPEATDSGLLFQDSQDLESQLRSIGDGYAREGYVGGTELLDTPRPFEKPGDHGQEGTPAPKPKRQRVKPVVPAMRSISVEGVN